The Candidatus Marinimicrobia bacterium CG08_land_8_20_14_0_20_45_22 DNA segment TAATAGAGGTCAGAATTTTGGATAGTTCTTCCGATTTCTCAATAAGATCGTTTTTCTGAATATATCCGCTTGCATTCACTAATCTCAGCCAATATGAGGTTTCGCGTGCTTCCTTTAATGAGATGTTTAATTTTGCAATGAACTCCTTTTTGCTTTGAGAGGATAATGCCTCTTCGATGTTGGCCCCAATAGAAGTCCCCGACCTGAGTAATTGTTTAGATAGCACATATTCGTTTTTCTGAGTCGTCAAATATTTATAAAGAGAAATGATCTCCAGCGCAAACTGAAAGCTTTTATCTTTGACCGCGTTATCTTTAACCATTACGTAATTCTAAATTCTTAATTCTAAATTCTTAATTTCTTCGCGGGCTCTGCCACCGCCGTTGGCGGGACTTCGCTCCGCTTCGCGGACTCTGCGAGAAATATTCTCTCATAGCGACTGAAGGATTTCTACCTATAATCTTCCGTCGGAATCCTGTAAAATTCCTTTTACATCGTAAACGATAGTATGACCGTTTTTCAACGAATTCATATCCATTTCCTTGAATTTGTCATGCGCGACGGCAAGAACGAT contains these protein-coding regions:
- a CDS encoding four helix bundle protein, with product MVKDNAVKDKSFQFALEIISLYKYLTTQKNEYVLSKQLLRSGTSIGANIEEALSSQSKKEFIAKLNISLKEARETSYWLRLVNASGYIQKNDLIEKSEELSKILTSI